A single genomic interval of Lathyrus oleraceus cultivar Zhongwan6 chromosome 7, CAAS_Psat_ZW6_1.0, whole genome shotgun sequence harbors:
- the LOC127103573 gene encoding uncharacterized mitochondrial protein AtMg00860-like, with translation MSASELIELKKQLEDLPEKKFVRSSVSLWEASVLLVMKEYGSMRLYVDYQQMNKVTIKNKYPLLRIADLMDQLVGACGFSKIDLHSDQFMVVLIDDILIYSKSYEEHVNHVRIVLQTLKEKKLYVKLSKCELWFKKVSFLDHVMSSGGITVDPSKIDAMLQWETLKSVTGIRSFLGLAGYYRSFIEGFLKISLGGALMKNIQVVAYAYRQLKFHENNYPAHDLVLADVVFVLKI, from the exons ATGTCTGCTTCAGAGCTGATTGAGCTGAAGAAACAGTTAGAGGATCTTCCTGAGAAGAAGTTTGTTCGATCGAGTGTTTCACTGTGGGAAGCGTCGGTGTTATTAGTTATGAAAGAATATGGTAGCATGAGATTGTATGTTGACTATCAACAAATGAACAAGGTTactatcaagaataagtatccacttCTTAGAATTGCTGACttgatggatcagctggttggtGCTTGCGggtttagcaagattgatttgcATTCAG ATCAGTTCATGGTTGTGCTCAtcgatgatattttgatttattCAAAGTCATATGAAGAGCATGTGAATCATGTGAGAATTGTGTTGCAAACCTTGAAAGAGAAAAAGTTGTATGTGAAGTTATCTAAGTGTGAGTTATGGTTCAAAAAAGTGAGTTTCCTTGATCATGTGATGTCTAGTGGTGGTATCACAGTGGATCCATCGAAGATAGATGCAATGTTGCaatgggagactctgaagtctgTTACTGGGATcagaagttttcttggtttggctggttactaCAGAAGTTTTATCGAAGGCTTTTTGAAG ATAAGTCTAGGTGGTGCATTGATGAAAAATATtcaggttgtggcttatgcttaTAGGCAGTTGAAATTTCATGAGAATAATTATCCTGCGCATGATCTAGTGTTGGCAGATGTGGTGTTCGTGTTGAAAATTTag